The genomic DNA CAGCGCGGCGTATCGGAACTGCAGAAGATCTACGCGCGCCTGGCGAAGAACGGGGGCGGCTCGTGAGCGCCCCCGCCGGGCGCGGTGCCGTGGCCATCGTGCGGCACTCGTACTATCCCGAAGAACTGAACGTGAAACGCGAGGCGGAGGCGCTGCGCGACGCGGGCTTCGCCGTGCACGTGATCTGTCTGCGTGGGCGCGGCGAGGCCGGGTGCGAGGAGGTCGAGGGTGTGCGGGTGTACCGGCTGCCGGTGGGCCACCAGCGCGGCAGCATCCTGCGCTACCTCTGGGAATACAACGCGTTCTTCGTGCTGGCGTCGCTCAAACTGGCGCGTCTGCACCGGCGCCGCCGTTTCGTGGCGGTGCAGGTGAACACCATGCCCGACTATCTGGTCTACACCGCACTCTACCCGAAAATGACCGGCGCCCGCGTGGTGCTGCACCTGCACGAGCCCATCCCGGAGCTTTTCCGCACCATGTATCCCGGCCGCTGGTTCACCGGCGCCTTCATCCGCCTGCTGACCGCGGTGGAGCAGGGGGCCATCCGTTTTGCGGACCGCGCGCTCACCGTGACCGATCAGATGCGCGACAACTACGTGCGCCGCGGCGCCGACCCCTCCAAATTCACGGTGGTGGTGAACGTGCCCGACGACCGCACCTTCCGCATCGAGCGCTACCAGCCCATCATCGACCGCGCCCGCGCGCTCAAGGCGGAGGAGCGCGCGCGGGGTGTGTTCCGGGTGGTGACGCACGGCGCCATCGAGGAGCGCTATGGCTACGACACCATCGTGAAGGCGGTGGGGCTGGTGCTCCCGGATGTGCCCGGCATCGAGTTTCGCTTCATGGGCTCGGGAGACTTTCGCGACGGCGTGCTCGCGCTGGCGGAAACGCTGGGTTTGACGGACCACGTGAAGCACCTGGGCTTCGTCCCCTTCGAAACCATGATCGAGGAGATCGTGATGGCCCACGTGTGCGTGGTGGCGGTGAAGGAGAGTCCCTACTCGGTGCTGGTGCACACCAACAAGATGTACGAGTACATGGCCATGCAGCGCCCGGTGGTGGCGTCGCGCCTGGGGTCGGTGGCGGCGTACGCGCCGGATGACACCCTGTTGTACTTCGAGCCCGGCAACGCCGACGACCTCGCCGAGCGCTTGCGGTGGGCCGCCGCCCACCCGGACGGGCTTGCCGCGCAAGTGGCCCGGGCGACGCAGCTCTACGATCGCTACCG from Candidatus Krumholzibacteriia bacterium includes the following:
- a CDS encoding glycosyltransferase family 4 protein, which gives rise to MSAPAGRGAVAIVRHSYYPEELNVKREAEALRDAGFAVHVICLRGRGEAGCEEVEGVRVYRLPVGHQRGSILRYLWEYNAFFVLASLKLARLHRRRRFVAVQVNTMPDYLVYTALYPKMTGARVVLHLHEPIPELFRTMYPGRWFTGAFIRLLTAVEQGAIRFADRALTVTDQMRDNYVRRGADPSKFTVVVNVPDDRTFRIERYQPIIDRARALKAEERARGVFRVVTHGAIEERYGYDTIVKAVGLVLPDVPGIEFRFMGSGDFRDGVLALAETLGLTDHVKHLGFVPFETMIEEIVMAHVCVVAVKESPYSVLVHTNKMYEYMAMQRPVVASRLGSVAAYAPDDTLLYFEPGNADDLAERLRWAAAHPDGLAAQVARATQLYDRYRWDREKESYLRVYRDLAG